A stretch of DNA from Enoplosus armatus isolate fEnoArm2 chromosome 15, fEnoArm2.hap1, whole genome shotgun sequence:
TATGTGGACAAGCGCTGGTCTTGTGAGCTCTTCATCCTGGTGTCGGTCAGCACGTCAGTCATCCTCATGAGGCACTTGTTGCCGCCTCGATACTGTGACCTGCTTCACAAAGCTGCAGCTCACCTGGGCTGCTGGCAGAAAGTAgacccctccctctgctccaaTGTTCTTCAGCACATGTATGTACCACTCGTAGTTTATTACTGGGCTTTAGGTCCATTTGCACTCATTGGAGTCAGATCTTAAtctccctctgctgtctctctttgcACAGATGGACGGAAGAGTACATGTGGCCACAGGGAGTCCTGGTCAAACACAATAAGAACGTCTACAAGGCCATGGGTCACTACAATGTTGCAGTCCCATCAGATGTGTCCCATTATCGCTTCTATGTGAGTATTCCTGAATTAACAGGCCCTGTAGAACAACAGCAGACGCCAGAGATTTCTGAGAGCCTGCACTGACATAGCctgttttgagaaatgtttgtggCATTTTAAAAGAGCAGCTGCTTGCACAGGCGTTATCTGATGACTGACTGCATcctgtctctttccctcccctAGTTCTTCTTCAACAAGCCTTTACGAATATTGAACATACTCATCATCCTGGAAGGTGCCATGATATTCTACCAGCTCTACTCGTTGATATGTTCAGAAAAGTGGCATCAGACGATATCACTGGCTCTGATTCTCTTCAGCAACTACTACGCCTTCTTCAAGCTTCTCAGAGACAGAATAGTCCTAGGAAAGGCATACTCGTACTCCAACAGCTCATCAGACCAGAAAGTCAGTTAGACGTCCGGTATTGTTGGTCGCATTTGCTTaggaacaacacaaacatgcctAAGAGCTCTGTATTTTTTCTACAAACTGCATTTTGTGTCACGTTTTTGTTCTGATCTGccataataaaaagaaatatttttgtattactTTAAAGGTTTGCTTGAGTTTTATTtggctttaaaatgtgtttccattcTGACCACAAGAGGCCTCTGTGATTCAAAAGTTAAACTATCCCTCAGCAAATAGGGGTAAATTTCAGTTGACAACCTGCAAtaaattgactttttttaaaaaaaatttaattaatatGGAAGCAACGAAAGGCTGTAAGGATTTGAATTTTATTAATGCTGAATACCTGATTAATCACCACTGAATACTAAATTGTGGAATTCAAACATCACTGAATTTACAGCCTTTTACTTAAAACCATCTAACTGAATTTAAGTTTTGCTCTAAGCTACTTAAAAGTCAAGTGTTTAAATAAGCTGTTGCTCAAATTCAGTTGGTTATTTATAGATTTGAAAATTCaagttatgaaaaaaaaaaaaaattaaaatgctcaattttcatttgtcattttatctaAATAAAGAGAAGTTCAGATGAGTGACTGGAAACCCGGACCCATCTGAATCTGTCAACCCAAAATGAGAGTCAAAACTTAAAATTACCCTCTGGaaaatttcaaaataattcCAACCACATAGATTCATATGGACAGTTTTTACAGCAAATATTTTCAACGCTATAAATTCATTGGTGCGGAAATTTCAACCCTGAGCATTCCGTAGTTAAAcggaaataaaatgtgacaaatagatattttgttgtgtatgaAACTCATATCATCATGGCCTTTCTCTGCATCCATAGTATTCACTGTTCATAAAGCTGGGGGATTTaccagagacagaaaatggTAGATTGTGCATTTCCCATAATACAAGCCAGTATCTTATTGTATTCGACCCTCCCTGTCTGGTAAaagtctttcaaactccatccCTTTAGTCTGTGAGGCAGTCCAAACTGAGATAACTGGgtccctcctctgtttttgaagtttcttgtctttttccccCATTGAAGGGGGGGTTGAAGGTACTGCACAGACAGTGACGCCCTTTGAGGCCAATTTGTGATTTGGGGCTATATAAATCAAATTGACTCGACAGAAGACAACCGTTAATGGGTCTTATAAGATATAAGGAAAGCCACTGATAGAGGTTTATCATTAACAGAACTGGTGATGCTTGTCTTATATCAAGATGTCAGTGAAAGGGATGAGGATTGTAAATAAAGATGGGGGAACACTGGCGTCACCATGTGGCCTGTCAGGTCCCGAGTAACTCTGTACTGGTAAACCCTGTGTGCTGTAGAAGAGGATATAAGTATGCAAAGAGCCATCATCCCGTGATCAGTGATCAGCAGTACACAGCAGCACCTGTACGACAGGCCGCGGAGTAAACAGCGACACTGCCCTGCAGGGCTGCTGCTCTCCTGGCTCGGCGGGGCGGACTGGCCCTTTAAGAAGGATAATAAAGACGACAGCTCTGCCTGAGCCGAGCGCATCGATGCCGCGCTTTGCGTTTCGTCGGTAATTTACACTGGTGCTGCAGGGATACTTCACCTCCACCGTGGTTTATAAAGCCTCGTTCATATGAAGCGTACTTCAGCGTTTTGAGCGGCAGGAGGAGAGATGTGGCACTGTGTCCAGCCGGTTTGCTCTCCGGTGCGTAATTGATTCGGTAAGTCTTATTTGTGTCATTCGTAGACGATACATTTGTATACGCGTCTTCTCTCCCACTGAATTTAACACAATGGTGTAACAAACCGCTTCGTGCGTATTGTCCTTAACATCGGCTTTCCCACAGTATTCATACAATCCAAGTAAAGAAGCATTTCAGCGTATAAAGTTGCCGCTGTGTATTACTGTAGTGGCCATCTTTGGATTCTACTTTGAACGGAGGCTGGCGCAGTGTTGAGGAGATAACAGCTATTATGATTTCAGCCACTGTAATGGGATAAAGCGTGATATAGGCTCAGTGCCCATATCACAAAGACATTAATGCACTCACTTGGTctgttaatataataataaacagccACTCTACTGCTGCAGGAGGGTGAAGGTACTCATATCACCGCAAAACTACTAAGAGCCTAATATAAAACACCACATATATAAGTGAACAGCAAACAAGTGCAATCCAATACAAGTCCTGTAATACTACCTTCAATATAAAAGTATCTGAATTTATTGCAGGTCTATTCTATTTAACCGGATCCTtcacactgtaaatgtgtttatttatggtCACTCCCAGAGTGTAAATAGATAAGGGTAAGGCCTTTGACCTGCACTATCCTGTCATGCCTGTCCCAAAAATAATGCAATATATTGATTTTCTCCCTCAGTCATTTGTCTGAAAGCTGTGTGCATTTGGTCCATTTGTAGTAGGACTCATGTTCTGCATCTTGGTGCAGCAATTCAATCAATTACCTTTCTGTGCATTTCAGTCATTCATGTAGTAAAAGATAAAAGCAAAGCCTACTGCagtgcagctttttaaaaaacttcTTGATAATATGTGTAGCatatcatttgtttgtttggctggaAAATGTCCTCAAACCAGTAATGCATCCTCTTTCAGTTTGCTCATATTCTCTATTTTCCACTTTGAAGCTGCTCTAAAAATATCTTCCTAGGCTGCTGTTTCACTCCAGCTTTTTACACCAGGGAAGCattatgggggaaaaaaactagtAAATTGCTTTCTATTAAAAACTTCCATCTAAATGCAATCCCATTTAGGTGGGTAGATCAGTGCTACAGTCTTCCTCACTGTCACTTAATATGAAAGTGTAGTAGCACGTATATTTTTATGTGACAGATATATTGTTGTGATTACCTGGGGCTGCTGTTAAACTAATGAAAGCATTGCTGGCGTTATTTTGCAGACTGAAGAATCCTGAGCTGCAGCACTCATTTTGGCCCAGTCAGGATCCTCCACAGAGCCCTTTTCTGGGAGGGGAAGGCTTCTGGTTTTGAACTTCCTacctttgttgttttcaggaCGTCCTTAACACCAGCCCAGGCTGTGCCCCCTCGTCTCACCCCAGAGAGCCTCACtctaaagataaaataataataataataataatggaagaCAAACGCAAGAAGCGGAGCCCAAAGGTGTCTCTGCCccagccccctcctccccccatcaACCCCCGCAAACTCTCCGTCCTGCCTGCAAGCAAAAGTGCCACCTTCTCTCTCGGTCTGCcgcagcccccctcccccaagaACAGAGGCAAGTTTAAGCGGTCCATAGGAGCACCAGGACAGCCCAAAGAGGTGTTCGCAGCCGTCGTAGCTCCACCAAAGACTACCAGGTTTGTCTCTTAACGTAACAGGAAAATCCTCCAGAAAACACCAGTAGctgcaaatgtttttgtcttatcATCTCATTCTTTTTCATACAGAGAACTGGCTGGCTTACATACTGTGAGATCACGTACAGTGTGCAGCATCTCCACCACAGCTATGTCTGAGTATAGTAGAAAAAGTGTATGTGATCTTGAAATTCAGTAACTaccagattttttattttattcacttaTTTGACAAGGGGGATACATATAGGCattgttacatttaaataaaatgcaaccAATGCAATGTACATAGGACCTCCAGCCGTAGCCAATATGTGGTCCATGTCCCAGAGTGCCCCTCTATCAGACACACTACACTCACTATTTTGCAAGCTACTGTTCAGCATTTAAAAAGTCATAAAGTCAGCAGACTGACTCAGTAATATCTTTTATACAGTAATATTTACGTAAAAAACATTAGCCTCAATAAGCTACCAGACTAAGTaaggctgcagctgtgtgtgcgtgtgatgaGACAATTGAAGGactggtttaaaacaaaacaaaaacatttttcaatcaGTTACAACAACGGATgtgatgtttcctgtctgtttttcctcaggCCCCACAAGGAGAAGCCCAGAGCCCCTCAGCCCGCAGGACCCAGCAAAGTAGTGCAGTCTTCCCCCCTGCAGCACTCCTTCCTCACAGATGTCTCAGACgtgagggagatggagggaggccTCCTCAACCTACTCAACGACTTCCACTCAGGCAAACTACAGGCGTTTGGTAAGATTGATTAGAGAGGCCACCAAGGGAATATTCTGTTACGGGCTGAAAAAGTGGCTTTGTTACCTTAATCAGGCTGAAATCAAATAGCTGTGTTGCTATTTTTACACACCTGCTGCCATGGAAATACTTTTGACTTTGCTGTAATTCTCCTGCAATTAAAGAGATGACACTTTGGGGCTTAGAGACGTCACACCTGTGTGGTTGAACTCTAGGTAAGGTGTGCTCCTTCGAGCAGCTGGAGCATGTGCGTGAGATGCAGGAGAAGCTGGCACGACTGCACTTCAGCCTCGACAGCCACGTGGAGGAGCTTTCAGAGGACCAGAGGAAGTGTGCCTCCGACCACAACCTGGAGCACCTGCTCTGTAACGTAAGCACCAACCGCAGCAGCACAGGGTCATCCTCatccatgttgttttcttttgatatgATAGAGATCCATTATCTTTACACCAGCTGTTAAACCTGTATGAATGTTTGAAAAGTCAGTACCTTTCTAAATGTCACCATATGCATGCCAAAACTGCCTCCTAAATAACAagaaatcagtgtgtgtgtttcattatcGTCTCTGCCACGATGGACAAGCCACTGAAACAGCATCAGAGTGAGGCAggtttcactgttggttttacAAACTGTCAAGCCCGAGGCTACGGAGTAAAGCACTTACACataacactgaaatgttttcaccATTTCACCAGGGAGgcatttcaagtaaaaataagaataaaacaagCTGACAAGCAAACCTCTGTTATAggtccagtttctcaaatgaatgcatgcagtttgacttttattttttggtcAAACCAGGAAGAAACTAAATTATTAGGTCATGGGAGCCACGTCAGTTTACTTATTAACTGCTAACAAAGTGTGATGGAATATTGTACAGTGGAATCCTGCAATATGCTTCCATTTGTGGCTCCAATGCTCAAGAGGGAGGCATGTATCACATGTGTGCAGTGTTAAtgagtacagtatgttgtaGTATGCACAAAAGCTATTTATTCTTCCTTTCACTCTAGGCTGTGAACCTTCCAGTAAAGCagatgaaataaatatacaatacagtGAAGACTGTCCTGAGGTTAAGCATAAAGCAGTGTTAAAGTTGTTGTACACTTTGCTGAGTTTCTACTAcgtttaaatgttaaatattatcCAGCACAAACAGTGATGTGTAGTCCAAGAATGCCTTGAAAGAGTTTCTATTGttagcatgtttgtgtgtggctcCTAGTTACCCACGCCTGAGGCTGGTATGCTGGCTGTGGGGAAGCTGCAGTGTTATGTGTGAGGGAGGTGAGAAAAAGCCTTCAGCTCATTACAGATTCTGCTGCCAGGAATACTTGCTAGCGGTGGATAATTGTGCCTCAGAGCAGATGGGATGTGATGTGACTTTGCTTTGTGTGGATGAGACGGGAAGTTGACCGTTTGCTTTAGTAAACAATGTAGTCGGATGATGGGAGTTTGATTCAAATATTGACCTGACATACAGGCTGTTATGTAATATGATCACTTTTAGTGATTAGTCCCTTGTGCTGCCAcatcattttctatttttggcTGTTTCTATTTTATGATACACCTCTCAtccatttgttcatttgtccctgcagctggaggagctcagCACCTCAATGTATCCTTTCCTAATCGAATGACTGTTTATTTATGGGAATCACCTGGCACTCCGGGTGCAGATTTAAATAATCTGTTTCCATTTCACAGTCCTCCTGTACAAATCCTTAACGTGTCCGCGTTCAGACAAAAGCTCCACTTGGCTGAGAACCAGGATCTGCCCAAGACATCTGGTCCCTGATAAAGTGAGGCGTGGAGGACGGCGACCACACACTGATCTTCTCCCAACATCTAACCAGTCCAGGTTGCCATGGCATTAATCCAGCTGCCTTAGTAACAGAACGGAACGATCCACAGGAGGAGGGGCCATTTTTCCATTTGGTCAGCGACGCTGAGGGAACAATACAGTGACTCGAAGCAGCAGAGCATGAAATGAACACTCAACCAAAATCATAAACCCCTCATTCACGGCAGAAGAAATGATCAGAGGGTTTACTGAACAGTAGTGTTAGAGGAAGTATGctgttttaaagttttcagcATGTTCTTGGCTCCAGTTATTAGTTACATCATTTGGTAACAAATGACTGAATCCAGGTGTAGTCTTTGgttctctgtttgtgttccaACATCCATCACAAAAAGCACACATCATGACAGTTTAAGAATTTGAATCATCTCATATTATGCCTTGTCTTATGCATGATTTCTGAAGGTATTTGTCTCTGTTAGCAAAGGTAAGAATTTGCCATAGTAGCAAACATTTGTCTCTTGTCGACCACACCACTGTGGTTAGCTCAGAACTTTAAAAGGGAGTTTTCACTTTTGCTATTATTCTGAATACACTCCCTCATTTTTATATGTTTGCTCTTAAAGTTTAATACTGGAAAACAGACTGGATTTAATAAAAGCAGGGTGAACCTTTGTTACAACTGTGCATTTTAAAAGGGACTATGTGAGGAGATGTATGTTTGATTGTAAAATGGGTTATATGTTTTGCCAATGTGCAGTCCAGCTACTGTATTTGTTGATCCTGATGGTTTAATAGAACTTGAGTTGGAGGATTGTCCACCCTGCTACTGAAATGCTGTAAAATCACCTACTGTAACATGTAGGTCACAGGGACTCCAGTCTGACATTCACTTGTCTCTCATTACACTGTGTTGGACAGCACATTCAGAGTAATGCAGCTGGCATAAATCTCTGTACAGTACAATTTCAAAATGGCAGCTACTTTCATAGTTAAAAGTTTAGGGGGGGTTATGATTTATGTTGTATTCAGCGATGTACCATGGCCATAATAATTAATCCCTGAAAAGCCAATTAAAGTGATCTTAGTGATCACTGAAAAACATCAGAGCATGTCAAAACATTGGTGCATTCggtacattaaaaatgtaatatatgacTTTTATACTGCTTGCTAAGCCTACCTCTTTTTAAAGCCATGGCCTGGATCGCCTCTACAGTGACATAACACATTTCTTATTCTGGTTACTCTGTCAAAGATCCTTCACAGTGGGGctgcaattattttctcaattcattgatttatcatttagtctaaaaaacatcaggaaatattgaaaaatgtccatcccaGTATCCTGGAGTCCAGGGCTGtgccttcaaatgtcttgttttgtcagaccaacagtcctaaacccaaagatattcaatttacaattctataaaacagaaaatcagaaTTTGGGCattttttccttaaaaaaagaaaacctttatcaaaatgatcaaaatagttgtcatGACATGTCTATCGATTAATCAACAAATCGTTGCagctcttcttcatcttcataatctgctattttctgttattttaaatatgaagtGGGGCTGGTTATCATTAGCTTGACACATGAATTAGGCagtcaaaacaacagaaaacttGGTAAGAATCTTATGTGTATTCAGTAACTTTACCCATTAGTAAAGGTAAACTTGGTCACTTATAAGGCatataatgtgtgtttctgggaCAGAATTTAATTCacctttcattttgaaaagctgAATAGCTGTGGTCGATTCCCCTCCACCCCATTTCCAGTCCCATTAGAATTTGAATGAGGCACCTGGAAGTTggttttacagaaataaaacactttatttatatatcaatCTGTCTTTGCTCTTGCTCACAACCAAGTTCAATATAATTTAACAATAGGTGAGTTAAAAGGCTACTTGAAGACTGGCACTATACTGAGACAGAATCAGATCTGGGCCTTCAGCTGGAGTAGAACTCAACTTCCTTCCAAGCCGTCCGCATCCAGGAGAACTGGTTCGAACCCGACCTTCATCTAGACATcagtgtacatatatatacactgtatctccttaacaaaaatatacactATTTTGATCCTGCCAGTACATTTTGgtcatgcaaaaaaaagaaaaaaagacagacggTACCAACTCAGCACATCATCAACAGGACTTTTAAACCATTACACAATAGATAAATTATAACTGTACCATCATACAGCATATGATTACAGATTAAGCTAATACTGTGCAAATACACATTTGAGCTGTACAAAAGTATTTTGTACTATTCTTGTTAATCTCAATTCACAAATCTTCAAAACTacacaagacattttgaaaatatcacatcacata
This window harbors:
- the ccdc28b gene encoding coiled-coil domain-containing protein 28B, coding for MEDKRKKRSPKVSLPQPPPPPINPRKLSVLPASKSATFSLGLPQPPSPKNRGKFKRSIGAPGQPKEVFAAVVAPPKTTRPHKEKPRAPQPAGPSKVVQSSPLQHSFLTDVSDVREMEGGLLNLLNDFHSGKLQAFGKVCSFEQLEHVREMQEKLARLHFSLDSHVEELSEDQRKCASDHNLEHLLCNLEELSTSIQKLHLAENQDLPKTSGP